In a single window of the Pseudoxanthomonas sp. F37 genome:
- a CDS encoding ATP-binding protein: protein MDDGYLLCRGDARPLHANAAALALVNDEHDALAALARLLPADAIATARATGRWNGDLSLDDGLVLQVRAYFHDNPGGGHCLVVFHDVSEAHARQQELQRRHAQLRQTLVRLAGAQEQLVQSEKMASIGQLAAGVAHEINNPIGYVHSNLGSLQEYLHSLFSLIEVYERALRLPDPKAMLPEIEEMRARYDIDFITGDLPQLMSESREGIERVTAIVRNLKDFSYSGRDDSWKSADLHAGLDSTINIVWNELKYKVTLERHYGKLPLVQCRPSELNQVFMNILLNASHAIDERGTITVSTGVEGEEVWIEIQDSGHGIPEEILQRIFDPFFTTKPVGSGTGLGLSISYGIVKKHNGRIEARNIPGAGACFRIMLPIRQPAADAA, encoded by the coding sequence ATGGACGACGGATACCTGCTGTGTCGCGGCGATGCACGCCCCCTGCACGCGAATGCCGCCGCCCTGGCGCTGGTGAACGACGAGCACGATGCGCTGGCAGCGCTCGCCCGGCTGTTGCCGGCCGATGCGATCGCTACGGCACGCGCCACCGGCCGCTGGAACGGCGACCTGAGCCTGGACGACGGCCTGGTGCTGCAGGTGCGCGCCTATTTCCACGACAATCCCGGCGGCGGACACTGCCTGGTGGTCTTCCACGACGTCAGCGAGGCGCACGCGCGCCAGCAGGAACTGCAGCGCCGCCACGCGCAGCTGCGCCAGACCTTGGTGCGTCTGGCCGGTGCGCAGGAACAGCTGGTGCAGTCGGAGAAGATGGCCTCCATCGGCCAGCTCGCGGCCGGCGTCGCGCACGAGATCAACAACCCCATCGGCTACGTGCACTCCAACCTGGGCTCGCTGCAGGAATACCTGCACAGCCTGTTCTCGCTGATCGAGGTCTACGAGCGCGCGCTGCGCCTGCCGGACCCGAAGGCGATGCTGCCCGAGATCGAGGAGATGCGGGCGCGCTACGACATCGACTTCATCACCGGCGACCTGCCGCAGCTGATGTCGGAATCGCGCGAGGGCATCGAGCGGGTCACCGCGATCGTGCGCAACCTCAAGGACTTCTCCTACTCCGGCCGCGACGACAGCTGGAAATCCGCCGACCTGCACGCCGGACTGGATTCCACCATCAACATCGTCTGGAACGAGCTGAAGTACAAGGTCACGCTGGAAAGGCATTACGGCAAGCTGCCGCTGGTGCAGTGCCGGCCATCCGAATTGAACCAGGTGTTCATGAACATCCTGCTCAACGCCAGCCATGCCATCGACGAGCGCGGCACCATCACCGTCAGCACGGGCGTGGAAGGCGAGGAGGTCTGGATCGAGATCCAGGACAGCGGCCACGGCATCCCCGAGGAGATCCTCCAGCGCATCTTCGATCCGTTCTTCACCACCAAGCCGGTGGGCAGCGGTACCGGGCTGGGGCTGTCGATCTCCTACGGCATCGTGAAGAAGCACAACGGCCGCATCGAGGCGCGCAACATCCCCGGCGCGGGCGCCTGCTTCCGCATCATGCTGCCGATCCGCCAGCCGGCCGCCGACGCGGCGTGA
- a CDS encoding histidine kinase translates to MPSPSALLLQLFRLQEEERARVGRALHNQVGQALSAIRMGAHLVQSEDDAELRAEDLHEIIRASDETVAILRDLHARLHPPQLDAIGLDAALRAEVERHFAPGTLAVSLPPLPRAPQADLALVAFRIGQALLRQAATRAGSRAQVALADEGEGFVLTARDIPGELPDGALWRALAVAAGGRLDDEGGGRWRLRLPYGSAPATSPDPA, encoded by the coding sequence ATGCCGTCTCCTTCCGCGCTGCTGCTCCAGCTGTTCCGCCTGCAGGAGGAGGAACGCGCGCGGGTGGGGCGGGCCCTGCACAACCAGGTGGGACAGGCCCTGTCGGCCATCCGCATGGGCGCGCACCTGGTGCAGTCGGAGGACGACGCCGAGCTGCGTGCGGAGGACCTGCACGAGATCATCCGGGCCAGCGACGAGACGGTGGCGATCCTGCGCGACCTGCACGCCCGCCTGCACCCGCCCCAGTTGGACGCCATCGGCCTGGACGCGGCGCTGCGCGCCGAGGTGGAGCGCCACTTCGCGCCGGGCACGCTGGCGGTTTCGCTGCCGCCGCTGCCGCGCGCGCCGCAGGCGGACCTGGCCCTGGTGGCCTTCCGCATCGGCCAGGCCCTGCTGCGGCAGGCGGCCACGCGCGCGGGCAGCCGCGCGCAGGTGGCGCTGGCGGACGAGGGCGAGGGCTTCGTGCTGACCGCCCGCGACATCCCGGGCGAGCTGCCCGATGGCGCGTTGTGGCGGGCGCTGGCCGTCGCCGCCGGGGGCCGGCTCGACGACGAGGGGGGCGGTCGCTGGCGACTTCGCCTACCCTATGGGTCCGCACCCGCGACGTCCCCCGACCCCGCTTGA
- a CDS encoding flagellar protein FlgN: MSAALEEERRAIVEHDVEGLVRCTQEKLDALRALEAAAAGYGFPDELQGRLAELAEMNHANGILLARRRREVNWALRHLGRAESSGAYDAQGQTSTLSAPRPLAVA; the protein is encoded by the coding sequence CTGTCCGCGGCCCTGGAAGAGGAGCGTCGCGCCATCGTCGAGCACGACGTGGAAGGCCTGGTGCGCTGCACCCAGGAAAAGCTGGACGCGCTGCGCGCACTGGAAGCGGCCGCCGCGGGCTACGGTTTCCCCGATGAACTGCAGGGGCGCCTGGCCGAGCTGGCCGAAATGAACCATGCCAACGGCATCCTGCTGGCGCGCCGCCGACGGGAAGTGAACTGGGCCCTGCGCCATCTCGGCCGCGCCGAAAGCAGCGGCGCCTACGATGCACAGGGACAGACGTCCACGCTGTCCGCCCCGCGCCCGCTCGCGGTCGCCTGA
- a CDS encoding GIY-YIG nuclease family protein: protein MPEAAPWWLYLLECRNGAFYAGITNRLEARYAAHLAGTGAKYTRANPPVRVVASRAYPDRSAASRAEAQLKRLPKAKKLAFFG, encoded by the coding sequence ATGCCTGAGGCGGCGCCGTGGTGGCTGTACCTGCTGGAGTGCCGCAACGGCGCGTTCTACGCCGGCATCACCAATCGCCTGGAGGCGCGCTATGCCGCGCATCTTGCGGGGACCGGCGCGAAGTACACGCGGGCCAATCCGCCGGTGCGCGTCGTGGCCAGCCGCGCCTATCCCGACCGCAGCGCGGCGTCACGGGCGGAAGCACAGCTCAAGCGGTTGCCCAAGGCGAAGAAGCTGGCGTTCTTCGGCTAG
- the flgM gene encoding flagellar biosynthesis anti-sigma factor FlgM, giving the protein MSQKIEGTPPAAVRTTGPVGGRVAPAGAERSRPVEASAGGDSLRLTGEATSLQAMQRELSTAPAIDHARVQAVREALQAGTYTINAEAIADGMLGLEDQLGA; this is encoded by the coding sequence ATGAGCCAGAAAATCGAAGGCACTCCCCCTGCCGCCGTACGCACCACGGGCCCCGTAGGCGGCCGTGTCGCGCCGGCGGGTGCCGAGCGTTCGCGGCCGGTGGAAGCCAGCGCCGGCGGCGACAGCCTGCGCCTGACCGGTGAGGCCACCAGCCTGCAGGCGATGCAGCGCGAGTTGTCCACCGCCCCGGCCATCGACCACGCCCGCGTGCAGGCCGTGCGCGAAGCGCTGCAGGCCGGCACGTACACGATCAACGCCGAAGCCATCGCCGACGGCATGCTCGGCCTGGAAGACCAGCTCGGCGCCTGA
- a CDS encoding methyl-accepting chemotaxis protein translates to MYSRILVRLAAPLILTLLFPLSVGLDWPNALQWALLTSLTLAWLIFAWLSAVNSHQISPEHASVVREQDALLTDLRRFVNNEIEGSRHEIDRARELIREAVGSLGGSFDAMNRKSREQSAAIARIIDRNGDGDRAGVDVARFAQNASQRMEQLVEALEQVAGQSGTTVHHIDDMAQHLDGIFSLLEDVKSIADQTNLLALNAAIEAARAGEAGRGFAVVADEVRNLSERSTAFNEQIRKLAHSSKESIAKVRDTVSHMASRDLDRSREARAEAAGMLSQVAAINASLGDGMREVSMCGHAIDASVADAVRSLQFEDIATQSLGSAVTHLERLATINKEAVALQELLHRSGGATDNELLSALRLIGNRLRDQRTEWERPPHKPVAQQNMGAGTVELF, encoded by the coding sequence ATGTACTCGCGCATCCTGGTTCGTCTGGCGGCACCCCTCATCCTGACCCTGCTGTTCCCGCTGTCGGTCGGTCTCGACTGGCCCAATGCCCTGCAGTGGGCCCTGTTGACGTCGTTGACCCTGGCCTGGCTGATCTTCGCCTGGCTGTCGGCGGTCAACTCCCACCAGATCTCGCCGGAGCATGCCAGCGTCGTGCGCGAGCAGGATGCGCTGCTGACCGATCTGCGCCGCTTCGTCAACAACGAGATCGAAGGCTCGCGCCACGAGATCGACCGCGCCCGCGAACTGATCCGCGAGGCCGTCGGCAGCCTGGGCGGCAGCTTCGACGCGATGAACCGCAAGTCGCGCGAACAGAGCGCCGCCATCGCCCGCATCATCGACCGCAACGGCGACGGCGACCGCGCCGGCGTGGACGTGGCGCGTTTCGCCCAGAACGCCAGCCAGCGCATGGAGCAGCTGGTGGAGGCGCTGGAGCAGGTGGCCGGCCAGAGCGGCACCACCGTGCACCACATCGACGACATGGCCCAGCACCTGGACGGCATCTTCTCGTTGCTGGAGGACGTGAAGTCGATCGCCGACCAGACCAACCTGCTGGCGCTGAACGCCGCCATCGAAGCGGCCCGTGCCGGCGAGGCCGGCCGCGGCTTCGCGGTGGTAGCCGACGAGGTGCGCAACCTGTCCGAGCGTTCCACCGCCTTCAACGAACAGATCCGCAAGCTGGCCCACAGCTCGAAGGAATCCATCGCCAAGGTGCGCGACACCGTGTCCCACATGGCCTCGCGCGACCTGGACCGCTCCCGCGAGGCGCGCGCCGAAGCCGCCGGCATGCTCAGCCAGGTGGCGGCCATCAATGCCTCGCTGGGCGACGGCATGCGCGAAGTCTCGATGTGCGGCCACGCCATCGATGCCAGCGTGGCCGACGCGGTCCGCTCGCTGCAGTTCGAGGACATCGCCACCCAGTCGCTGGGCAGCGCGGTGACGCACCTGGAGCGCCTGGCCACCATCAACAAGGAAGCCGTCGCCCTGCAGGAACTGCTGCACCGCTCCGGCGGCGCGACCGACAACGAGCTGCTCAGCGCCCTGCGCCTGATCGGCAACCGCCTGCGCGACCAGCGCACGGAATGGGAGCGGCCGCCGCACAAGCCGGTCGCGCAGCAGAACATGGGCGCCGGCACGGTGGAGCTGTTCTGA
- the flgA gene encoding flagellar basal body P-ring formation chaperone FlgA has translation MLLRLTTALIGGLTACAVMAADFQPVESIRAAAIGALPAGADAEATLDPALRLPRCSQALIARVQGSSSVEVGCPDGWRLFVPVRVRRSQTVLVLSRGMAPGETITADAFIPETRDASRIVGAALADPAQAVGRVARRTLSAGAVLSATDLVAQRLIRRGDNVALVSRRGGVEVRVVGKALGDAGENERVTVENLSSRRVVQGVVGPGGDVWVSR, from the coding sequence ATGCTGCTGCGCCTGACCACCGCCCTGATCGGCGGCCTGACCGCATGCGCCGTCATGGCCGCGGACTTCCAGCCGGTCGAATCGATCCGCGCCGCCGCCATTGGCGCGCTGCCGGCCGGCGCCGACGCCGAGGCGACGCTGGACCCCGCACTGCGCCTGCCGCGCTGCAGCCAGGCGCTGATCGCGCGCGTGCAGGGCAGCAGCAGCGTGGAAGTCGGCTGCCCCGACGGCTGGCGGCTGTTCGTGCCGGTGCGCGTGCGTCGCAGCCAGACGGTGCTGGTGTTGAGCCGCGGCATGGCGCCGGGCGAAACGATCACCGCCGATGCCTTCATTCCGGAAACCCGCGACGCGTCGCGCATCGTCGGGGCGGCCCTGGCCGATCCCGCCCAGGCCGTCGGCCGCGTAGCCCGTCGCACATTGTCGGCCGGCGCCGTGCTGTCGGCGACCGACCTGGTGGCGCAGCGCCTGATCCGCCGGGGCGACAACGTCGCCCTGGTGTCCCGCCGCGGCGGAGTGGAAGTGCGCGTGGTCGGCAAGGCGCTGGGCGATGCCGGCGAGAACGAACGGGTGACCGTGGAAAACCTCTCCTCCCGGCGCGTGGTGCAGGGCGTGGTGGGGCCGGGCGGCGACGTCTGGGTCAGCCGATGA
- a CDS encoding EAL domain-containing protein → MVDAANAGGTPLMLLYLDIDHFRSINENMGVEVGDEALAILSDRLQQALGPEARAWRHGSDEFIVAVPRLPGTLPPERFGDALREQIELPMTVLPYTLFLTGTLGIALCPEHADTASGLLLCAESAMEQAKHEGMNLVRLYRRGAAITARSDSIIARQIVNAIQHNELRLFYQPQINAHDGRVVGMETLLRWYSPALGLLVPERFMHVAEKLGVIVQIGDWVLRNAFKQARIWRDWGFDDFEIAVNVSTLQLLRPSFVAEVLEAMQEAGIPPQMVVLEVRQNALAKDMNLVHRTLAQLHREGVRLTLDDFGMGDSNLDSLVRFSVDKIKIDRNFVKGVPSGNREVAITCAIIAMGHQLGMKVIAHGVETDTQLGFLRRNQCDMFQGHLFGEPMSAEDAGAVLRRRYLRADAFAATKPDRTLLLLDDEENILRSLVRLFRRDGYRILAASNVTDAFELLATNDVQVILSDQRMSDMSGTEFLGRVRMLYPDTVRLVLSGYTDLATVTEAINRGEIYRFLTKPWNDDDLREHIRQAFTAYENQPHHRAHA, encoded by the coding sequence ATGGTCGACGCCGCCAACGCGGGCGGGACGCCGCTGATGCTGCTGTACCTGGACATCGACCACTTCCGCTCGATCAACGAGAACATGGGCGTGGAAGTCGGCGACGAGGCGCTGGCCATCCTCAGCGACCGCCTGCAGCAGGCGCTGGGCCCGGAGGCGCGCGCCTGGCGGCATGGCAGCGACGAATTCATCGTGGCCGTGCCGCGCCTGCCCGGCACGTTGCCGCCCGAGCGCTTCGGCGATGCGCTGCGCGAGCAGATCGAGCTGCCGATGACGGTGCTGCCCTACACGCTGTTCCTGACCGGCACGCTGGGCATCGCCCTGTGTCCGGAACACGCGGACACGGCGTCGGGCCTGTTGCTGTGCGCCGAAAGCGCGATGGAACAGGCCAAGCACGAGGGCATGAACCTGGTGCGCCTTTACCGCCGCGGCGCCGCCATCACCGCGCGCAGCGACAGCATCATCGCCCGCCAGATCGTCAACGCCATCCAGCACAACGAACTGCGCCTGTTCTACCAGCCGCAGATCAACGCGCACGACGGCCGCGTGGTGGGCATGGAGACGCTGCTGCGCTGGTACTCGCCCGCACTGGGCCTGCTGGTGCCCGAGCGCTTCATGCACGTGGCCGAAAAACTGGGCGTGATCGTGCAGATCGGCGACTGGGTGTTGCGCAACGCCTTCAAGCAGGCGCGCATCTGGCGCGACTGGGGCTTCGACGACTTCGAGATCGCGGTCAACGTCTCGACGCTGCAGCTGCTGCGGCCCAGCTTCGTGGCCGAGGTGCTGGAGGCGATGCAGGAAGCCGGCATACCGCCGCAGATGGTGGTGCTGGAGGTGCGCCAGAACGCCCTGGCCAAGGACATGAACCTGGTCCACCGCACCCTGGCGCAGCTGCACCGCGAGGGCGTGCGGCTGACCCTGGACGACTTCGGCATGGGCGATTCCAACCTGGATTCGCTGGTCCGCTTCTCGGTGGACAAGATCAAGATAGACCGCAACTTCGTGAAGGGCGTGCCGTCGGGCAACCGCGAGGTGGCCATCACCTGCGCCATCATCGCCATGGGCCACCAGTTGGGCATGAAGGTCATCGCCCACGGCGTGGAAACCGACACGCAGCTGGGCTTCCTGCGCCGCAACCAGTGCGACATGTTCCAGGGCCACCTGTTCGGCGAACCCATGTCGGCCGAGGACGCGGGCGCCGTGTTGCGCCGCCGCTACCTGCGCGCGGACGCGTTCGCGGCCACCAAGCCCGACCGCACCCTGCTGCTGCTCGACGACGAGGAGAACATCCTGCGCTCGCTGGTGCGCCTGTTCCGCCGCGACGGCTACCGCATCCTCGCCGCCAGCAACGTCACCGACGCGTTCGAACTGCTGGCCACCAACGACGTGCAGGTCATCCTGTCCGACCAGCGCATGTCGGACATGAGCGGCACCGAGTTCCTCGGCCGCGTGCGCATGCTGTACCCGGACACCGTGCGCCTGGTGCTGTCGGGCTACACCGACCTGGCCACGGTCACCGAGGCGATCAACCGCGGCGAGATCTACCGCTTCCTCACCAAGCCATGGAACGACGACGACCTGCGCGAGCACATCCGCCAGGCCTTCACCGCCTATGAGAACCAGCCCCACCACCGCGCGCATGCCTGA